A segment of the Bradyrhizobium sp. CCBAU 53340 genome:
ATTTACTTGCGTTAATGCAGACCAGCCAAAGCGGTGACAGGATGGCTGTGCTGATTTTGGAGGCCGATCCAATCTGCGACGGAGCCAGCATGCCGCGCTACTTCTTCCATATCTCTGATTGCTCTTCGCTGGATGATGCCGGCACTGAGCTCCCCGACATTGCAGCCGCACAAGCTGAAGCCGTGCAAATGAGTGGCCAAATCATCAAACAAGGCTCAATGGGAAATCTGTGGAAGGACATTCCGTGGGAGATGAAGGTAACCGACGGTCCATTACCACACGGCCGGACGCTCTTCGTTCTGCGGTTTGCCGCACTTCAATCTGAGCCTCCCTCCTAAGGGCGTGGTTTGCTGCCGAGAATGCTAACAGCTCCGAGGTCATGTTCCCCCCGGAGTTTTTGTGTTAGCGTATCAGCATTGCTGGCGTTAATGCAGGGTAGCTGGCAACTGAGAGTGTTGTGCTCCCGCCCCAGAACTCGGGTGCTGCAATGCCAAGCAAAATATTGATAAAACGGCTGCAAGCCGTTGTTGGACTCTCCGACGAGGACCGGACCAAGCTCGCGAACATGCCCCATACGGTGAAGGAATTCACTGACGGCGAGTACATCGTTCGTGAAGGAGACAGAGCGTCCCGGTGCGCCATCGTGATGAGCGGGTTTGTGTTTCGTCAGAAGGTCGTCGGCACCCGAGCCCAGATCCTGTCGATCGACCTGGCTGGCGATATGCCGGACCTGCACACTTTGCAGCTACCCGTCATGGACCAAAATATTTGCAGTGCGGGTCCATCGACCGTTGGCTTTGTGCCGCACACCTATCTCAATGATATCCTGATTAGCTCTCCCGGACTGGTTCACGCGCTCTGGCGCGAGACCCTTGTCGATGCCGCGATTTACCGCGAATGGATTGCAGGCCTTGCCCGCGACGCGCGCTCACGAGTGGGGCACCTCATCTGCGAGCTTGCGGCGCGACTCGAAGTCGTCGGATTGCTGGAGAACGCCAGCTTTTATCTTCCATTCACCCAGCAGAACATCGCGGATGCCTGCGGTTTGTCCGTCGTGCACATCAATCGGACTATACAGGAGCTAAGACAACTCCGACTCATTGAGTGGGAGAGGCGCACGTTGACGCTGCTCCGACGGAAGGAGCTGGAGGAGCTGGCGGACTTCACGCCAGAGTATCTCCATCTCAGGGATGAAAAACTTTGACAGCCCAAACCTGCGCAATTAGGGGTATTGAACCTTGAACTGAAGCCCTTCCGAGCA
Coding sequences within it:
- a CDS encoding Crp/Fnr family transcriptional regulator, which encodes MPSKILIKRLQAVVGLSDEDRTKLANMPHTVKEFTDGEYIVREGDRASRCAIVMSGFVFRQKVVGTRAQILSIDLAGDMPDLHTLQLPVMDQNICSAGPSTVGFVPHTYLNDILISSPGLVHALWRETLVDAAIYREWIAGLARDARSRVGHLICELAARLEVVGLLENASFYLPFTQQNIADACGLSVVHINRTIQELRQLRLIEWERRTLTLLRRKELEELADFTPEYLHLRDEKL